In Miniphocaeibacter halophilus, the following proteins share a genomic window:
- a CDS encoding double-cubane-cluster-containing anaerobic reductase has translation MTDNHLMWENLGMDVKTHDILCEVLPQAFGDVYLTQENRPNGMDYFNMVVGDIHGLRPAELIKLQEEEGKKVVGTFCIHVPDEVVFAAGGIATGLCSGSQFWVPGGEKVLPTATCPLIKASLGAHFDKTCPFFRICDLFVGETTCDGKKKAWEILSEDAEMYIMDIPQMKRPQDFKKWEEEIRNYITKIEEITGNKVTEESLKEAIVISNNKRKALQRLNNFRKLDNIPISGRDVLLIHQIAFYDDPTRFTEMVNKLCDELDKRKEEEVSVFEKGTKRILLTGTPLSIPNWKLHQIIENSGGAVICEEMCTGIRYCEALVDESGENIDEMVENLAERYLGHINCACFTPNKARIDDIIRLAKEYKADGVIDVNLKFCNIYDTEGYFVEKAMAEAGIPCIGIETDYTDEDAEQLKTRIGAFIEMLS, from the coding sequence ATGACAGATAATCATTTAATGTGGGAAAATTTAGGGATGGATGTAAAAACTCACGATATTTTATGTGAGGTTTTACCACAGGCTTTTGGAGACGTTTATTTAACACAGGAAAATCGTCCAAATGGTATGGACTACTTTAACATGGTAGTTGGTGACATCCATGGATTAAGGCCGGCAGAGTTAATAAAGCTTCAAGAGGAGGAAGGAAAAAAAGTAGTAGGTACTTTTTGTATTCATGTTCCGGATGAAGTAGTATTTGCAGCAGGGGGAATAGCCACAGGCTTATGTAGTGGCTCACAATTTTGGGTACCGGGAGGAGAAAAGGTCTTACCAACGGCAACTTGTCCATTGATTAAAGCTTCTTTAGGAGCACATTTTGACAAAACCTGTCCTTTCTTTAGAATTTGTGATTTATTTGTTGGAGAAACAACTTGTGATGGTAAGAAAAAAGCTTGGGAGATTTTATCAGAAGATGCAGAAATGTATATAATGGATATACCTCAAATGAAACGTCCGCAAGATTTTAAAAAATGGGAAGAAGAAATTAGAAATTACATAACAAAAATAGAAGAAATTACAGGAAATAAAGTAACAGAGGAAAGTTTAAAGGAAGCAATAGTAATATCAAACAATAAGAGAAAAGCATTACAAAGACTGAATAACTTTAGAAAACTGGATAATATTCCAATAAGTGGTAGAGATGTTCTATTAATTCATCAAATAGCTTTTTATGATGATCCAACTAGATTTACAGAAATGGTTAATAAATTATGCGATGAATTGGATAAGAGAAAAGAAGAAGAGGTATCTGTATTTGAAAAAGGAACAAAAAGAATATTACTTACAGGAACACCTTTATCTATTCCAAATTGGAAACTACACCAAATAATTGAAAACAGTGGTGGAGCTGTAATTTGTGAAGAAATGTGTACCGGAATAAGATATTGTGAAGCCTTAGTAGATGAATCCGGTGAAAATATAGATGAAATGGTAGAAAATTTAGCAGAAAGATATTTGGGACATATTAACTGTGCTTGTTTTACACCGAATAAAGCTAGAATAGATGACATTATTCGATTAGCAAAAGAATATAAGGCAGATGGTGTAATAGATGTTAATTTAAAATTCTGCAATATCTATGATACAGAAGGATATTTCGTTGAAAAAGCCATGGCAGAGGCGGGAATACCTTGTATAGGAATTGAAACGGATTATACAGATGAAGATGCAGAACAATTAAAGACAAGAATAGGTGCCTTTATTGAAATGTTAAGCTAG
- the deoC gene encoding deoxyribose-phosphate aldolase has product MKINKYIDHTLLKPDATLEQIKKLCFEAKEYDFKSVCVNGYYARTVTELLQGSDVRTCVVVGFPLGASTSKTKAFEAKKAIEDGASEIDMVINISALKNKDYKYVQKDIEKVLNATDDAANLKVIIETGLLTEEEKVKACEIALEAGADFVKTSTGFGNGGATVEDVALMKKVVGNKAEVKASGGIRTKEDALKMIKAGATRIGTSNGVKIVSD; this is encoded by the coding sequence ATGAAAATTAATAAATATATAGATCACACATTACTTAAACCGGATGCTACACTTGAACAAATAAAGAAACTATGTTTTGAAGCAAAAGAATATGATTTTAAATCTGTTTGTGTTAATGGCTATTATGCTAGGACTGTAACGGAGTTACTTCAAGGTTCAGATGTTAGAACCTGTGTTGTAGTTGGCTTTCCGTTAGGAGCATCAACATCAAAAACAAAGGCATTTGAGGCAAAAAAAGCAATTGAAGATGGTGCTTCAGAAATAGATATGGTAATTAATATTTCTGCTTTAAAAAATAAAGACTATAAATATGTACAAAAAGATATTGAAAAGGTATTAAATGCTACAGATGATGCTGCAAATCTTAAAGTTATAATTGAAACAGGACTTTTAACAGAGGAAGAGAAAGTTAAAGCTTGTGAAATTGCATTAGAAGCTGGAGCGGACTTTGTAAAAACATCAACAGGATTTGGAAATGGTGGAGCAACGGTAGAAGATGTGGCTTTAATGAAAAAAGTTGTTGGTAATAAGGCGGAGGTTAAGGCTAGTGGTGGAATAAGAACCAAGGAAGACGCTTTAAAGATGATTAAAGCAGGTGCAACAAGAATTGGAACCTCCAATGGTGTAAAAATAGTTAGTGATTAG
- a CDS encoding FUSC family protein — protein sequence MSKFKNFLKHIFGLRTLKTAVATTLSIYIAELLGMNNPILAGISAVVSMTSSVFDSYKISVNRMISTIIGAAIAVLFQYFGIKSMIAMFFGIIFIINICNFFNWKKSISLSCIVFVVIMLYKPRSATDPNYLMYSFFRVTDTAIGLVIGFLINYFIAPPSRPNFLLNTYKKSLQEFENSFQLLLAGASNIKVENLIDDINEINTELKSIKNDKKLFMNREIKISDISTINYDFYSAFGLITQIADTENIPNVSQENLELFQKYFDDSLVVIPTCKDEEYYMAFNYYLTELLETFFKLRTNIANFEKNLGN from the coding sequence ATGAGTAAATTCAAAAATTTTTTGAAGCATATTTTTGGACTACGAACTTTAAAAACTGCTGTAGCTACAACCTTATCCATTTATATTGCCGAACTTTTAGGTATGAATAATCCTATATTAGCAGGAATTTCTGCAGTAGTTTCTATGACTTCATCTGTTTTTGATTCTTATAAAATAAGTGTAAATAGAATGATATCTACAATTATAGGAGCTGCTATTGCTGTTTTGTTTCAATATTTTGGAATAAAAAGCATGATAGCCATGTTCTTTGGAATTATTTTTATTATTAATATTTGTAATTTTTTTAATTGGAAAAAATCAATTTCCCTTTCCTGTATAGTTTTTGTTGTTATAATGTTATATAAACCACGTTCAGCAACAGACCCTAACTATTTAATGTATTCATTTTTTAGGGTAACGGATACAGCCATAGGTCTAGTAATTGGATTTCTAATTAACTATTTTATAGCTCCACCTAGTAGACCGAACTTTCTTTTAAACACTTATAAAAAATCCTTGCAGGAATTTGAAAACTCCTTTCAGCTTTTGCTAGCAGGAGCTTCTAATATTAAAGTAGAAAATTTAATTGACGATATAAACGAAATTAATACAGAATTAAAATCAATTAAAAATGACAAAAAGCTTTTTATGAATAGGGAAATAAAAATTTCGGATATATCTACTATAAACTACGATTTTTATTCCGCTTTTGGATTAATTACTCAAATAGCTGACACAGAAAATATTCCTAATGTAAGTCAAGAAAATCTTGAATTATTTCAAAAATATTTCGATGATAGTCTAGTTGTTATACCAACGTGTAAGGATGAGGAATACTATATGGCTTTTAATTATTATTTAACAGAGTTATTGGAAACTTTTTTCAAATTAAGAACCAATATAGCAAATTTCGAAAAAAATTTAGGAAATTAA
- a CDS encoding NAD(P)-dependent oxidoreductase — MARVLITSDLDQKYIHQIEAQGHEIINKKVDENELLEYVKEVDCMVIGYDTQITKEVIDVAVAAKKLKFIVRAGAILDNIDMEYAKSKRLRVYSTPSGTTNAVAEMVIGQMITISRNIHMTNINMRKGEWDREKYFGTEISRKTLGLVGFGRISRAIAEKAKSLSMRVIYYDKYSKTELYGFEPVTMDKLLKESDYISVHIPGGKENYHVINKETFDLMKDGVYFINYSNCGVVDDEALLDAIDSGKVRAAALDVFEEEPVKNERILNNPKISLTPHIGSLTAEANLRIGQDVVKYVTENL; from the coding sequence ATGGCAAGAGTATTAATTACTAGTGATTTAGATCAAAAATATATTCATCAAATTGAGGCACAAGGTCATGAAATAATAAACAAAAAAGTTGATGAAAACGAATTATTAGAATATGTAAAAGAAGTGGATTGTATGGTAATAGGATATGATACACAAATAACTAAAGAAGTAATAGATGTAGCAGTTGCAGCAAAGAAACTTAAATTTATAGTTAGGGCTGGAGCAATTTTAGATAATATAGACATGGAGTATGCAAAATCTAAAAGATTAAGAGTTTACAGCACTCCTTCAGGAACTACAAATGCAGTTGCTGAAATGGTAATAGGTCAAATGATTACAATTTCAAGAAATATTCATATGACAAATATAAATATGCGTAAAGGCGAATGGGATAGGGAAAAATATTTTGGTACAGAAATTTCTAGAAAAACTTTAGGTTTAGTAGGTTTTGGAAGAATTTCTAGAGCAATTGCGGAAAAAGCTAAATCCCTTAGTATGAGAGTGATTTATTATGACAAATATTCTAAAACCGAGTTATATGGATTTGAACCTGTAACAATGGATAAATTATTAAAGGAATCCGATTATATTTCTGTTCATATTCCAGGTGGAAAAGAAAATTATCATGTAATCAATAAAGAAACTTTTGATTTAATGAAGGATGGAGTTTATTTTATAAACTATTCCAATTGTGGAGTAGTTGATGATGAGGCTTTACTTGATGCTATAGACAGCGGAAAAGTAAGGGCTGCAGCTCTTGATGTATTTGAGGAAGAACCGGTTAAAAATGAAAGAATTTTAAACAACCCTAAGATTTCATTAACACCTCATATTGGTTCTTTAACTGCTGAGGCTAACTTAAGAATTGGACAGGATGTAGTAAAATATGTAACTGAAAATTTGTAA
- a CDS encoding RNA polymerase sigma factor, producing MEIEFDEIYKIYFKDVFLFIKSICKNESLAEEIAQETFFKALKSIDGFDGKVDIKIWLFTIAKNTYYSHYKKEKKDTI from the coding sequence TTGGAGATAGAATTTGATGAAATTTATAAAATATACTTTAAAGATGTATTTCTTTTTATAAAAAGTATTTGTAAAAACGAATCTTTGGCAGAGGAAATAGCACAGGAAACATTTTTTAAAGCGTTAAAGTCAATAGATGGTTTTGATGGAAAGGTAGACATTAAGATATGGTTATTTACTATTGCAAAAAATACATACTACTCTCATTATAAAAAAGAAAAAAAGGATACAATCTGA
- a CDS encoding DUF3343 domain-containing protein, protein MSNRKYYVFMPKAADAMALLQNIKEKGVESTLVPTPREADHCCGVSILYYNPLDKEKIEFIALEEEIPIDGFWDMENKDDPNRNRFL, encoded by the coding sequence ATGAGTAATAGAAAATATTATGTATTTATGCCAAAGGCAGCAGATGCTATGGCCTTACTTCAAAATATTAAGGAAAAGGGAGTAGAGTCTACATTAGTTCCTACACCAAGAGAAGCAGACCACTGCTGTGGAGTAAGTATTTTATACTATAACCCTTTGGACAAAGAAAAAATAGAATTTATTGCTTTAGAAGAGGAAATTCCAATAGATGGTTTTTGGGATATGGAAAACAAAGACGATCCTAATAGAAATAGATTTTTATAA
- the secA gene encoding preprotein translocase subunit SecA: protein MGFFDKLFGGNNKEIKKVDPIVDKIEALDTEMSNLSDEELKNKTQEFKDRLENGETLDDLLPEAYAVVREASWRVLGMKQYRVQLIGGVILHQGRIAEMKTGEGKTLVATLPAYLNALTGEGVHIVTVNDYLAKRDMEWMGKVHQFLGLSVGCITYELDNEQRKVNYACDITYGTNNQFGFDYLRDNMVIYKEDQVQRGLNYAIVDEVDSILVDEARTPLIISGKGDESTDLYVRADRFVRTLQGRIIDPNEEKPDIFDREIKEETVDFIVDEKKKTASLTEKGTAKAEKYFGLENLSDLSNMEIAHHINQALKAHNTMHLDIDYVLKDGEILIVDEFTGRIMQGRRYSDGLHQAIEAKEGVTVQSESKTLATITFQNYFRMYKKIAGMTGTAKTEEDEFSEIYNMDVVEIPTNKPIARKDFEDRIYINEKAKYDAIVREIKEIHETGQPILVGTVTIEVSELISKMLKKERIPHDVLNAKHHEREAEIVAQAGTYGKVTIATNMAGRGTDIVLGGNPEFMAKHDMKKQGYADYIIDSLDSFIETDDEEIMAARSVYNKLHEKYKIQTDENEEKVLAAGGLYILGTERHESRRIDNQLRGRSGRQGDPGSSRFFISLEDDLMRLFGGETIQRFAEKGDFPEDEPIEFKTISKAIERAQKKVEINNFGIRKHVLQYDDVMNVQRKIIYGERERVLQGEDMKDYILEMMKDIISSAVDNFTNGSNSPQEWDMEGLMLYLKSAFLPDGLLQFTDLSKFNEETLKEYITEQALKAYDEKEKEIGTEKFREIERVILLMVVDRKWMDHIDAMDQLRQGIGLRSYGQQDPVRAYNEEGFAMFEEMNDSIKEDTLKGLFNVRPVEEVRRKQVAKETKSSDQQVTVVKGKKIGRNDPCPCGSGKKYKKCCGRNA from the coding sequence ATGGGATTTTTTGACAAATTATTTGGTGGCAACAATAAGGAAATAAAAAAAGTAGATCCTATTGTTGATAAAATTGAAGCATTAGACACGGAAATGTCTAATTTAAGTGATGAAGAATTAAAAAATAAAACACAGGAATTTAAAGATAGATTAGAAAATGGAGAGACTTTAGATGACTTACTACCGGAAGCCTATGCAGTTGTAAGGGAAGCTTCTTGGAGAGTTTTAGGAATGAAACAATATAGAGTTCAGCTAATAGGTGGTGTAATTTTACACCAAGGTAGAATTGCTGAAATGAAAACAGGTGAAGGTAAAACTTTAGTTGCGACTTTACCTGCTTATTTAAATGCCCTTACAGGAGAAGGAGTTCATATTGTAACAGTAAATGATTACCTTGCAAAACGTGATATGGAATGGATGGGAAAAGTCCATCAATTTTTAGGCTTATCAGTTGGATGTATTACTTATGAACTAGATAACGAGCAAAGAAAAGTAAACTATGCTTGTGACATAACCTATGGTACTAATAATCAATTTGGTTTTGACTATCTAAGGGACAACATGGTTATTTATAAAGAAGACCAGGTACAAAGAGGATTGAACTATGCTATTGTCGATGAGGTTGACTCTATATTAGTCGATGAAGCAAGAACTCCCCTTATTATTTCCGGTAAAGGTGATGAATCTACAGATCTTTATGTTAGGGCAGACAGGTTTGTAAGAACATTACAAGGTAGAATTATTGACCCTAATGAAGAAAAACCGGATATTTTTGATAGGGAAATAAAAGAAGAAACCGTAGATTTTATTGTAGACGAAAAGAAAAAGACAGCAAGTCTTACAGAAAAAGGTACAGCAAAGGCTGAAAAATATTTTGGCTTGGAAAATTTATCAGATCTTTCCAATATGGAAATAGCACACCATATAAACCAAGCTTTAAAAGCTCATAATACAATGCATTTAGATATTGACTATGTATTAAAGGATGGAGAGATTTTAATTGTAGATGAATTTACCGGTCGTATTATGCAAGGTAGAAGATATTCAGATGGTTTACATCAAGCAATAGAGGCTAAAGAAGGAGTAACAGTACAGTCAGAATCAAAAACCCTTGCAACAATTACCTTCCAAAATTACTTTAGGATGTATAAAAAAATTGCAGGTATGACAGGTACTGCTAAGACAGAGGAAGATGAATTTAGCGAAATTTACAATATGGACGTTGTGGAAATACCTACAAACAAACCTATTGCAAGGAAGGATTTTGAAGACAGAATCTATATAAATGAAAAGGCTAAATATGATGCGATTGTTAGAGAAATAAAGGAAATTCATGAAACAGGACAGCCTATTCTTGTAGGTACAGTTACCATAGAGGTTTCTGAATTGATTTCCAAAATGCTTAAAAAGGAAAGAATTCCCCATGATGTATTAAATGCTAAACATCATGAAAGAGAGGCTGAAATTGTAGCCCAAGCAGGAACATATGGAAAGGTGACAATAGCAACTAATATGGCTGGTAGGGGTACAGATATTGTTTTAGGTGGTAACCCTGAATTTATGGCAAAACATGACATGAAAAAACAAGGTTATGCCGATTATATAATAGACAGTCTTGACAGTTTTATTGAAACGGATGATGAGGAAATTATGGCAGCAAGGTCTGTTTATAATAAGCTTCATGAAAAATATAAAATTCAAACAGATGAAAATGAAGAAAAGGTACTAGCTGCCGGCGGCTTGTATATACTAGGTACAGAAAGACATGAGTCAAGACGTATAGACAACCAGTTAAGAGGTCGTTCTGGTAGACAGGGAGACCCAGGTTCTTCAAGATTCTTTATTTCATTAGAAGATGATTTAATGAGACTTTTTGGTGGCGAAACAATTCAGAGATTTGCTGAAAAGGGAGATTTCCCGGAAGATGAGCCAATAGAATTTAAGACTATATCAAAGGCTATAGAAAGAGCTCAGAAAAAAGTGGAAATTAACAACTTTGGTATACGTAAACACGTTTTACAATATGATGATGTTATGAATGTCCAAAGAAAAATAATCTACGGAGAAAGAGAAAGAGTTCTTCAAGGTGAGGACATGAAGGACTATATTCTTGAAATGATGAAAGATATTATTTCATCTGCAGTGGATAATTTTACAAATGGTTCAAACAGTCCACAAGAATGGGATATGGAAGGTTTAATGCTATATCTTAAATCTGCATTTTTACCGGATGGCTTACTTCAATTTACGGACTTAAGCAAATTTAACGAAGAAACATTAAAAGAATATATTACTGAACAAGCATTAAAAGCTTATGATGAAAAAGAAAAGGAAATCGGAACTGAAAAGTTCAGAGAGATTGAAAGAGTTATACTTTTAATGGTTGTAGACAGAAAATGGATGGATCATATTGATGCAATGGATCAATTAAGACAAGGTATAGGTCTTCGTTCCTATGGTCAACAAGATCCAGTTAGGGCATATAACGAAGAAGGTTTTGCTATGTTTGAAGAAATGAACGACTCAATAAAAGAGGACACCTTAAAAGGATTGTTTAATGTTAGGCCTGTTGAAGAAGTTCGTAGAAAGCAAGTAGCAAAAGAAACTAAATCCAGTGACCAACAAGTTACAGTTGTTAAAGGAAAGAAAATAGGAAGAAATGACCCTTGTCCATGTGGTAGTGGAAAGAAATATAAAAAATGTTGTGGAAGAAACGCATAA
- a CDS encoding aspartate kinase — protein sequence MEKPIVVKFGGSSLANSEQFKKVKNIVEGDSRRRFVVPSAPGKSYPDDTKVTDLLYILEDLYKLEQDYSKVLENIKTVYNGIAEGIGLTIDLDPYFDEILKELGEGASKEFTASRGEYLNGILLSKYLDYEFIDPKEIIFFDTKGNFDAEMTYTIGAKRLDGVEKAVIPGFYGALPNGKVKTFSRGGSDLTGSIISRIVGASLYENWTDVSGFLIADPRIVHKPKGISKISYKELRELSYMGASILHDEAIFPVTSEGIPINIKNTNAPEDPGTLIVDEESLGEDSTWITGIAGRKNFTVIYIEKVKLNQDKGFHRKLMSILESYDIYLEHMPSSIDSISLIINDNVEEPMVKDIIQDIKIICKPDSIGYTKNISLITVVGHGMKNTSGTSATLFTGLAKADINVKLIIQGSSEVNIIVGIADDDYENAIRAVYETFMNGHKE from the coding sequence ATGGAAAAGCCAATAGTTGTTAAATTTGGAGGAAGTAGCTTAGCTAATAGTGAACAATTTAAAAAAGTTAAAAATATAGTAGAAGGCGATAGTAGAAGAAGATTTGTTGTGCCTTCAGCTCCAGGAAAATCTTATCCGGATGATACTAAAGTAACGGATCTATTATATATTTTAGAGGATTTATATAAATTGGAACAAGATTATTCAAAGGTTTTGGAAAATATTAAGACGGTTTATAACGGTATTGCAGAAGGTATTGGTTTGACTATAGATTTAGACCCATATTTTGATGAAATACTAAAGGAACTAGGTGAAGGAGCTTCTAAAGAATTTACCGCAAGTCGTGGGGAATATTTAAATGGAATATTATTATCGAAATATTTAGATTATGAATTTATAGACCCGAAAGAAATTATATTTTTTGACACAAAGGGAAATTTTGATGCTGAAATGACCTATACTATAGGAGCAAAAAGGTTAGATGGCGTTGAAAAAGCAGTTATTCCAGGTTTTTACGGAGCGTTACCTAATGGTAAGGTAAAAACCTTCAGTAGAGGTGGTTCAGATTTAACGGGTTCAATAATTTCAAGAATTGTAGGAGCATCGCTGTATGAAAACTGGACAGATGTTTCAGGATTTTTAATAGCTGATCCAAGAATTGTTCATAAACCAAAGGGAATTTCAAAAATTTCATATAAAGAGTTAAGGGAGTTGTCTTATATGGGAGCGTCAATATTACATGATGAAGCTATATTTCCAGTTACTTCAGAAGGAATACCTATTAATATAAAGAATACAAATGCTCCGGAAGATCCTGGTACATTAATTGTTGACGAGGAAAGCTTGGGAGAGGATTCTACTTGGATAACGGGAATAGCAGGAAGAAAGAATTTCACAGTTATTTATATTGAAAAAGTTAAATTAAATCAGGATAAGGGATTTCATAGGAAACTTATGTCAATTTTAGAATCATATGATATTTATTTAGAACATATGCCTTCTTCTATTGATTCTATTTCCTTAATAATAAATGATAATGTTGAAGAGCCAATGGTTAAGGATATTATTCAGGATATAAAAATTATTTGTAAACCCGATTCAATAGGTTATACTAAAAATATTTCTTTAATTACTGTAGTTGGTCATGGCATGAAAAATACTTCAGGTACTTCTGCAACTTTATTTACAGGACTTGCAAAAGCAGATATAAATGTGAAACTTATTATTCAAGGTTCAAGTGAGGTAAATATAATAGTTGGAATAGCAGATGATGATTATGAAAATGCCATAAGAGCTGTTTATGAAACCTTTATGAATGGTCATAAGGAATAG
- the hpf gene encoding ribosome hibernation-promoting factor, HPF/YfiA family, producing the protein MKFNHMGKNYKLSDSLKEVSEKKLSRLDKYFTEDVECKVTYSQEKNLRKVEVTILIPGTVLRAEESTDDMYTSIDRVIDSLVSQIRKYKTKLQKRLNNGKTIRFENIPELEDHEEDTSKIVKVKSFGVKPMNAEEAILQMELVGHNFYVFLDGETDLVKVVYKRKDGNYGLLEPAF; encoded by the coding sequence ATGAAATTTAATCATATGGGAAAAAATTACAAATTAAGCGATAGTTTAAAAGAGGTATCAGAAAAGAAATTAAGTAGATTGGACAAATATTTTACTGAAGATGTTGAATGTAAAGTAACTTACAGTCAAGAAAAGAATTTAAGAAAAGTTGAAGTTACAATACTTATACCAGGAACAGTTTTAAGGGCTGAAGAATCAACAGATGATATGTATACTTCTATTGACAGAGTAATTGATTCATTGGTTTCTCAAATTAGAAAATATAAGACAAAACTACAAAAAAGACTAAACAATGGTAAGACTATTAGATTTGAAAATATTCCAGAACTTGAAGATCATGAAGAGGATACTTCTAAAATAGTGAAAGTAAAATCTTTTGGAGTAAAACCAATGAATGCTGAAGAAGCAATATTACAAATGGAATTAGTAGGCCATAATTTTTATGTTTTCTTAGATGGTGAAACTGATTTAGTAAAGGTTGTATATAAAAGAAAAGACGGAAATTATGGACTTTTAGAGCCAGCATTTTAA
- a CDS encoding YihY/virulence factor BrkB family protein translates to MYIKKKNKKFDFKLFMKDLLNHVKKDNITMLTSQTTYNLIVALVPFLVIAINIILYFASSQMNVIENYINTFPKDIAEIGISVLRFIISQRSTGILSVGVLIALWSSSRGMKALIKSLNMAFDKEGTASFLATQVKAIIFTIVLVLIIVVLLLGLVFGDIIINTIIDFFKIEIEIVYQIIFNFLRIIVPFILMVISFSFMYMFGPTFSFSDLPPFIPCLIGGFIATVSVIIVTLGYTFYINNFSKMSSIYGPLVGVMILFIWMYYMVMSIILAGEISAAIIRYNYDINYDKLENNSISLVDTIKKFKKNTFK, encoded by the coding sequence ATGTATATAAAAAAGAAAAACAAAAAATTTGATTTTAAATTATTCATGAAGGATTTATTAAATCACGTAAAAAAAGATAACATTACTATGTTAACTTCTCAAACTACCTATAATTTAATAGTTGCCTTAGTACCTTTTTTAGTTATTGCAATTAATATAATATTATATTTTGCATCTAGTCAAATGAATGTAATTGAAAACTATATAAATACATTTCCCAAGGATATAGCTGAAATTGGTATTTCTGTCTTAAGATTTATTATTTCACAAAGAAGTACCGGTATTTTATCAGTAGGGGTTTTAATTGCCTTGTGGTCCTCTTCAAGAGGAATGAAAGCCTTAATAAAATCTTTAAACATGGCCTTTGATAAAGAAGGTACTGCTAGTTTTTTAGCAACACAAGTAAAGGCTATTATCTTTACCATAGTTCTTGTACTAATTATTGTAGTTTTACTCTTAGGACTGGTTTTTGGAGATATTATAATAAATACAATAATAGATTTTTTTAAAATTGAAATAGAAATAGTCTACCAAATTATATTTAATTTTTTAAGAATAATAGTTCCATTTATACTAATGGTTATTTCTTTTTCATTTATGTATATGTTTGGTCCTACATTTTCCTTTTCGGACCTACCTCCCTTTATACCATGTTTAATTGGGGGATTTATTGCTACAGTTAGCGTTATAATAGTAACCTTAGGCTATACATTCTATATTAATAACTTTTCAAAAATGTCTTCTATTTATGGTCCCTTAGTAGGAGTTATGATTTTATTTATTTGGATGTATTATATGGTTATGAGTATTATACTGGCAGGAGAAATTTCAGCAGCTATTATACGATATAATTATGATATTAACTATGACAAGTTAGAAAATAACTCCATTTCCCTTGTAGATACAATAAAAAAATTTAAGAAAAACACATTTAAGTAA
- a CDS encoding acyl-CoA dehydratase activase → MNYVGIDIGSTASKVIVLDENKESIIHKKVMPSGWNSKETSEVLKKWIEELGFKRDEISIVATGYGRVSVPYADKTITEITCHGKGANFLREGDMTVIDIGGQDTKIIQIKNGQVMDFIMNDKCSAGTGKFLEIMANRLGLTLEEMFDYAEKGTEIKISSTCTVFAESEVISLMGKGTSRQDIAAGVVNSICAKVVSLANKKPSKEQYFLTGGFSDSQYMIDELTKRLGIQVYTDKDARFAGAIGAGLLA, encoded by the coding sequence ATGAACTATGTTGGAATAGATATTGGTTCAACAGCTAGTAAAGTAATAGTATTAGATGAAAACAAAGAGTCTATAATTCATAAAAAAGTAATGCCAAGTGGTTGGAACAGCAAGGAAACCAGTGAAGTTTTAAAAAAGTGGATAGAAGAATTAGGATTTAAAAGAGATGAAATAAGTATAGTTGCTACAGGTTATGGTAGGGTAAGTGTTCCCTATGCTGATAAGACAATTACTGAAATTACCTGTCATGGAAAGGGTGCAAATTTCTTAAGAGAAGGGGATATGACCGTAATTGATATAGGAGGACAGGATACAAAAATTATTCAAATAAAAAATGGACAGGTTATGGATTTTATTATGAACGATAAATGTTCAGCAGGAACAGGAAAATTTTTAGAAATAATGGCAAATAGACTTGGATTAACCTTAGAGGAAATGTTCGATTATGCAGAAAAAGGAACAGAAATAAAAATATCTTCAACTTGTACGGTTTTTGCCGAATCAGAAGTAATATCACTAATGGGAAAAGGTACATCTAGACAGGATATTGCTGCAGGTGTTGTTAATTCAATATGTGCAAAAGTTGTCTCCTTAGCTAATAAAAAACCATCAAAAGAACAATATTTTTTAACAGGCGGATTTAGTGACAGTCAGTATATGATAGATGAATTAACTAAAAGATTGGGAATTCAAGTTTATACAGACAAGGATGCCAGATTTGCCGGTGCTATAGGAGCAGGTCTTTTAGCATGA